Proteins encoded by one window of Winogradskyella sp. PG-2:
- a CDS encoding MlaD family protein codes for MKISREVKTAILVLSGIALFIYLFSYLKGEDLFSNTQTYYTEFDYNSLSPSSAVTIRGNKIGKIEDIIYDFETGKTRVEFSVNPKLKFSKNSKIQLYQTGLMGGNALAILDAKDGVMAQPGDFISSDIKQNLMTSLESDLPKVTNDLDGTLRSADTLVNSLNALVVDESNEGLKATISELNGTLKSFKDLSYSIQNVVKKNDEKISSILDNFDKTSKDLSELSAELKGAGLSTTIEDLNKTLVSMQSLLVSIDNGEGTIGKLLKDDKLYKNLEGASKEMELLLLDIKLHPARYRRILSKKEIPYQAPTEDQKN; via the coding sequence TTGAAAATTTCTCGAGAAGTTAAAACAGCTATATTAGTCCTATCTGGTATTGCTCTTTTTATATATTTATTTTCATACTTAAAAGGTGAAGACCTATTTTCTAACACACAGACTTATTATACAGAGTTTGATTATAATTCGTTAAGTCCGTCTTCTGCAGTTACCATTAGAGGTAATAAAATTGGAAAAATTGAAGATATTATATATGATTTTGAAACAGGTAAAACACGCGTTGAGTTTTCGGTTAACCCAAAATTAAAGTTTTCTAAAAACAGTAAAATACAACTATACCAAACTGGTTTAATGGGAGGCAATGCTTTGGCTATTTTAGATGCTAAAGATGGTGTTATGGCCCAACCAGGTGATTTTATTTCTTCAGATATTAAACAAAATTTAATGACTTCTCTAGAAAGTGACTTGCCAAAAGTAACTAATGATCTAGACGGAACATTGCGATCGGCTGATACTTTGGTAAATAGCTTAAATGCCTTAGTTGTTGACGAATCTAATGAAGGTTTAAAGGCTACCATTTCTGAATTAAATGGTACTTTAAAATCATTTAAAGATTTATCTTATTCAATACAAAATGTGGTTAAGAAAAATGATGAAAAAATTTCTTCTATTTTAGATAACTTCGATAAGACAAGTAAAGATTTAAGTGAATTGTCTGCCGAATTAAAAGGAGCTGGATTGTCTACTACTATCGAAGATTTAAATAAAACGCTTGTTAGTATGCAAAGTCTTTTAGTTAGTATAGATAATGGCGAAGGCACTATTGGAAAGCTACTAAAGGATGATAAGCTCTATAAAAATCTAGAAGGTGCTTCTAAAGAGATGGAGTTATTATTATTAGATATAAAACTGCATCCAGCAAGATACAGACGTATTCTATCTAAAAAAGAGATTCCTTACCAAGCACCAACTGAAGACCAAAAGAATTAG
- a CDS encoding (Fe-S)-binding protein: MSEQLKVPTMAEFMAEGKQPEILFWVGSAGSYDDRAKKITKAFVKILNKANVDFAVLGTEESNTGDVAKRAGNEFLFQMQAVMNIEVLNAYEVKRIVTCDPHSFNCIKNEYPSLGGNYDVIHHTEYIEELMKEGRLAVEGNTYKGKRITFHDPCYLGRANSVYDAPRDVLKRTNATLVEMKRHKGTALCCGAGGAQMFKDAEPGNKEINVLRTEDAIETKPEIIATGCPYCNTMMTDGVKFKEKESEIKVMDIAELIANA, from the coding sequence ATGAGTGAGCAACTTAAAGTGCCAACTATGGCAGAGTTTATGGCAGAAGGCAAACAACCAGAAATTTTATTTTGGGTTGGTTCTGCTGGTAGCTATGATGATAGAGCTAAGAAAATAACAAAGGCTTTTGTTAAGATTTTAAATAAGGCAAATGTAGATTTTGCAGTATTAGGAACTGAAGAAAGTAATACTGGAGATGTTGCAAAACGTGCTGGTAATGAATTCTTATTTCAGATGCAAGCTGTTATGAATATTGAAGTGCTCAATGCTTACGAAGTAAAGCGCATTGTTACGTGTGACCCGCATTCGTTTAATTGCATAAAGAATGAGTATCCTAGTCTAGGTGGTAATTATGATGTTATTCACCATACTGAATATATAGAAGAGTTGATGAAAGAAGGACGCTTAGCAGTAGAGGGTAATACCTATAAAGGAAAGCGAATCACATTTCATGACCCTTGTTATTTAGGTAGAGCTAATAGTGTTTATGACGCACCAAGGGATGTTCTTAAAAGGACCAATGCAACTTTAGTTGAAATGAAACGACATAAAGGAACTGCATTATGTTGTGGTGCAGGTGGTGCACAAATGTTTAAGGATGCAGAACCAGGAAATAAGGAAATCAATGTACTTAGAACTGAAGATGCTATAGAAACAAAACCAGAAATTATTGCTACTGGTTGTCCATACTGTAATACAATGATGACAGATGGTGTAAAATTCAAAGAAAAAGAAAGTGAAATTAAAGTAATGGATATTGCTGAATTAATTGCAAATGCATAA
- a CDS encoding N-acetylmuramoyl-L-alanine amidase: MQTKSKYIIVCLLVTFITTLTSYGTLYAQDDNFVVVLDAGHGGKDPGAMKNGYKEKKIALDVVLKLGKTLEEIDDIKVIYTRKTDKFIELWRRADIANKADADLFISIHCNSVNNSKPFGTETWVLGEKNTTRNFEVAKRENEVIFLEDNYEENYEGFNPSSPESTIAIGIEQEVYIEQSITLAGKIENNFVNKAKRKSRGLKQHSLLVIRNTYMPSILVELGFISNKKEGAFLNSKPGQSKMSNALKDAILDYKKELDQNVGTHILGEDLESPSIEVEEPKIIEDVIFKVQIAASKNDLAPKSYNFKGLSDISKNKVGDRYRYYYGNTLDYTKAQELKEEAKAKGYSTSFIVAYKDGKQIDVSDALKSASN, translated from the coding sequence ATGCAAACGAAGTCTAAATATATAATAGTATGCTTGTTAGTTACATTTATAACTACTTTAACATCTTATGGAACTTTATATGCACAAGATGATAACTTTGTTGTGGTTTTAGATGCTGGTCATGGAGGTAAAGATCCTGGAGCAATGAAAAATGGATATAAAGAAAAAAAGATAGCTTTAGATGTTGTTTTGAAATTGGGTAAAACTCTAGAAGAAATAGATGATATAAAAGTAATCTATACTCGTAAAACAGATAAGTTTATTGAATTATGGAGACGTGCTGATATCGCTAATAAAGCTGATGCCGATTTGTTTATTTCTATTCATTGTAATTCAGTTAATAATTCAAAACCTTTTGGAACTGAAACATGGGTGTTAGGTGAAAAAAATACAACTCGTAATTTTGAAGTTGCCAAACGTGAGAATGAAGTTATTTTTTTAGAGGACAATTATGAAGAAAACTATGAAGGTTTTAATCCTAGTTCACCTGAGTCTACTATCGCGATAGGTATTGAGCAAGAGGTATATATTGAGCAAAGTATAACTCTTGCAGGAAAGATTGAAAATAATTTTGTTAATAAAGCAAAAAGAAAAAGCCGCGGATTAAAACAGCATAGCCTTTTAGTAATTAGAAATACTTATATGCCAAGTATACTTGTTGAACTTGGTTTTATTAGTAATAAAAAGGAAGGAGCATTTTTGAATTCTAAACCGGGACAATCAAAAATGTCTAATGCACTTAAAGATGCAATTTTAGATTATAAAAAGGAACTAGATCAAAACGTAGGAACTCATATTTTAGGTGAAGATCTTGAAAGCCCATCAATAGAGGTAGAAGAACCAAAAATTATTGAAGATGTTATTTTTAAAGTACAGATTGCTGCAAGTAAAAATGATTTAGCTCCAAAATCATATAATTTCAAAGGATTATCTGATATATCTAAGAATAAAGTAGGTGATAGGTACAGGTATTACTATGGAAATACGTTAGATTATACAAAGGCACAAGAATTAAAAGAAGAAGCCAAGGCAAAAGGCTATTCAACTAGTTTTATTGTTGCTTACAAAGATGGAAAACAAATCGATGTCTCAGATGCATTGAAATCTGCGAGCAATTAG
- a CDS encoding (Fe-S)-binding protein — translation MEYLPNIIFAIIFILGIGYFTRNIKKLIRNIKLGQDVDASDNKSERWSNMVRIALGQSKMVKRPVSGFLHIIVYVGFIIINIEVLEIIIDGLFGTHRIGAEYLPNSLYGFLIGSFEVLAILVLVSVIVFWIRRNVIKIKRFLSAEMKGWPKSDGNIILYFEVVLMCLFLVMNATDTSFQSMASGNVVSQFIAPWFEGFSAEMLHTFERVAWWLHIVGILIFLNYLYFSKHLHILLAFPNVYLGSVEPKGKFNNLEAVTNEVKLMMDPNADPFAAPAEGAEDEVPAKFGASDVMDLNQIQLLNSYTCTECGRCTSACPANLTGKKLSPRKIMMDTRDRLEEVGKNIDANNGEFKDDGKQLLGDYITNEELWACTTCNACVEECPVSINPLSIILEMRRYLVMEQSAAPMELNNMMTNIENNGAPWPYNQMDRLNWKDEH, via the coding sequence ATGGAATATTTACCAAATATTATTTTCGCCATTATTTTTATACTAGGTATTGGCTACTTTACACGAAACATCAAAAAATTGATCCGTAACATTAAATTAGGACAAGATGTTGATGCAAGTGATAACAAATCTGAACGTTGGTCTAATATGGTGCGTATTGCACTTGGCCAAAGTAAAATGGTAAAACGGCCAGTTTCTGGGTTTTTACATATCATAGTATATGTTGGTTTTATTATTATTAATATAGAAGTTCTTGAAATTATTATTGATGGTCTGTTTGGGACACATCGTATAGGAGCTGAATACTTACCTAATTCTCTTTATGGGTTTTTAATAGGTTCCTTTGAAGTCTTAGCTATTTTGGTTTTGGTATCGGTTATTGTATTCTGGATACGTAGAAATGTCATTAAGATTAAGCGCTTTCTAAGTGCGGAGATGAAAGGTTGGCCCAAAAGCGATGGTAATATCATTTTATATTTTGAAGTTGTTCTAATGTGTTTGTTTTTAGTGATGAATGCAACTGATACATCATTTCAGAGTATGGCGTCTGGAAATGTCGTTTCTCAATTTATAGCACCATGGTTTGAAGGGTTTTCGGCAGAAATGCTTCATACGTTTGAGCGTGTAGCTTGGTGGCTTCATATTGTAGGCATTCTTATATTCTTAAATTATCTATATTTTTCTAAGCATTTGCATATACTATTAGCATTTCCAAATGTGTATTTAGGTAGTGTAGAACCAAAAGGAAAATTCAATAATCTTGAGGCTGTAACAAATGAAGTAAAATTGATGATGGATCCAAATGCAGATCCATTTGCGGCACCTGCAGAAGGAGCTGAAGATGAAGTGCCTGCGAAGTTTGGTGCTAGTGATGTTATGGATTTAAATCAAATTCAACTACTTAATTCATACACGTGTACAGAATGTGGTCGTTGTACGTCTGCTTGTCCTGCAAATCTTACTGGTAAGAAATTATCACCTCGAAAGATTATGATGGACACAAGAGATCGTTTAGAGGAAGTTGGTAAAAATATTGATGCTAATAATGGGGAGTTTAAAGACGATGGAAAACAACTTCTTGGTGATTATATTACTAACGAAGAGTTATGGGCTTGTACAACCTGTAATGCCTGTGTAGAAGAATGTCCTGTGAGTATTAATCCATTATCTATAATATTAGAAATGCGTCGTTATTTAGTGATGGAGCAAAGTGCTGCACCTATGGAACTGAATAATATGATGACCAATATAGAAAACAATGGTGCTCCTTGGCCTTACAATCAAATGGACCGTTTAAATTGGAAAGATGAGCACTAG
- a CDS encoding putative LPS assembly protein LptD, which translates to MAFQKPSHTFTKIHLKALRTNSLHILFALSFTVLINTFSLAQELPKKEGSIPIKPIKDTKTISSNTLLNRPLSTKVVDSTKQDSIKKNEFLQDIVTYKATDYVSINQKKQKIYLYNEAEVLYQDMEIKAGVIVIDYSKNLVYAGRLKDSTGYSQRPVFKQGANVIEPDSIIFNTDSKKALVYNSRTEQSGFKVRAPLTKKENDSVYFMRKGRFTTAEDEDDPEYQFITSKMKLVPGKKVIVGPTYMEIYGVPTPIALPFAFFPMSDKQTSGIIFPSFGEDTGNDRGYFLQNGGYYFAISDYLDLAVLGDYYTNGSYGLRLESNYAKRYSFRGNLSFRYENLLNSERGFPDFAQSTIYNLRWSHSQDAKANPNSRFSASVNLGSSNYYQQSVNQLNQANFLNNTLASSVSYSKTFQGEPSVNLSLTATHNQNTNTEAINLTLPTMQASMTRVYPFAPKSGAKKGAIQNVNFQVNTRGEYRIQTTDSLFGKSEMFDDAIAGMRHSIPVTTNFKVFDHFSASVSANFEETWTLKTIRRFYDQANDEVVTLNQNGFDRFLTYNMSASLGTTLYGMFNFEKEGKDPKIQAIRHVMRPSISYSINPSFDQYYETYDVIDADGTTTEEYTRFENSLFGRPGNRYSSSVGLSIGNNIEAKVRSKDSTKTESEKIFILNNLNFSTAYDIAADSLNWSPVRINGGTQILNKKMSINFGMTLNPYALDSNNNIINTFNIDNGGSLFRLTSANINMSYTLSNESFSGEESDDDKSSAQEAARSGGRTDGLFGKTQDFADRRLTDKDKKKDDKEDNNEWYNYKMPWNVRLAYAANYTNTKREDQISSHSLMFSGDVELSPKWSVGASSGYDFLNQGFTFTQLRFERDLLSWRMNFTWVPFSDRSSWNFFIGISSNLLKDLKYDQRLQPDRSVGN; encoded by the coding sequence TTGGCGTTTCAAAAACCGAGCCATACTTTTACAAAAATACATTTAAAAGCATTGCGTACAAACAGCTTACACATACTTTTTGCCTTGAGTTTTACAGTGCTTATCAACACGTTTAGCTTAGCACAAGAATTACCTAAAAAGGAAGGTTCAATTCCTATAAAACCAATAAAGGATACTAAAACAATTTCCTCAAATACACTTCTTAATAGACCCTTAAGCACAAAAGTAGTTGACTCTACAAAACAAGATTCTATTAAAAAGAATGAGTTTCTTCAAGATATAGTAACATATAAAGCAACAGATTATGTTTCTATAAATCAGAAAAAACAAAAAATATATTTATACAACGAAGCAGAAGTCTTATACCAAGACATGGAAATTAAAGCAGGTGTAATTGTGATAGACTATAGTAAGAACTTAGTATATGCAGGTCGATTAAAAGATTCTACTGGCTATTCACAACGTCCTGTATTTAAACAAGGTGCTAATGTTATTGAACCAGATTCAATCATTTTTAACACGGATAGTAAAAAGGCTTTAGTCTACAATTCTAGAACAGAACAATCGGGTTTTAAAGTACGTGCGCCACTAACAAAAAAAGAAAACGACTCGGTTTACTTTATGAGAAAAGGGCGTTTTACCACTGCTGAGGATGAGGATGATCCAGAATATCAGTTCATCACTTCTAAAATGAAATTAGTTCCAGGTAAAAAAGTCATTGTTGGTCCTACCTATATGGAAATCTATGGTGTGCCCACTCCTATCGCACTTCCATTTGCATTTTTCCCAATGTCCGATAAGCAAACCTCTGGTATTATATTTCCATCTTTTGGTGAAGACACAGGAAATGATAGAGGTTACTTTTTGCAAAATGGTGGTTATTACTTTGCCATTAGCGATTATTTGGATTTAGCAGTACTTGGTGATTATTACACCAACGGAAGTTATGGGTTACGATTAGAAAGTAATTATGCAAAGCGTTACAGTTTTAGAGGTAATCTGAGCTTTAGATATGAAAATTTATTAAATAGCGAACGTGGTTTCCCTGACTTTGCCCAGAGTACAATTTATAACCTTAGATGGTCGCATAGCCAAGATGCAAAAGCAAATCCTAACTCTAGATTCTCTGCTTCTGTTAACTTAGGTAGTAGTAATTATTATCAGCAATCGGTTAATCAATTGAATCAGGCTAATTTCCTAAATAACACTTTAGCCTCTTCTGTATCGTATTCTAAAACTTTTCAAGGAGAACCTTCTGTTAACTTAAGCCTTACAGCTACTCATAACCAAAATACAAATACGGAAGCGATTAATTTAACCTTGCCAACCATGCAAGCGTCCATGACTAGAGTGTATCCTTTTGCTCCAAAATCTGGTGCCAAAAAAGGAGCCATTCAGAATGTTAACTTTCAAGTAAATACAAGAGGAGAATATCGCATTCAAACTACAGATTCATTATTCGGAAAAAGTGAAATGTTTGATGATGCTATAGCCGGAATGCGCCATAGTATACCTGTAACAACTAATTTTAAAGTATTTGATCATTTTAGTGCTAGTGTTAGTGCCAATTTTGAAGAAACTTGGACCTTAAAAACCATTCGTCGTTTCTATGACCAAGCTAATGACGAAGTGGTTACACTCAACCAAAATGGTTTTGACCGTTTTCTAACCTATAATATGAGTGCGAGTCTTGGTACTACCTTGTACGGAATGTTTAACTTTGAGAAAGAAGGAAAAGACCCAAAAATACAAGCTATACGTCATGTGATGCGACCTTCGATAAGTTATTCTATAAATCCATCTTTTGATCAATATTACGAAACCTACGATGTCATAGATGCAGATGGCACAACTACTGAAGAGTATACACGATTTGAAAACTCTCTATTCGGAAGACCAGGTAATCGTTATTCGAGTAGTGTTGGTCTTTCTATTGGAAATAATATTGAAGCAAAAGTGCGCTCTAAAGATTCTACAAAAACCGAATCTGAAAAAATATTTATACTAAACAACCTCAACTTTTCAACAGCCTATGATATTGCTGCAGATTCTTTAAACTGGAGTCCTGTTCGTATTAATGGTGGTACGCAGATTCTTAATAAAAAGATGAGCATAAATTTTGGTATGACGCTGAATCCATACGCATTAGACAGCAATAACAATATCATAAATACATTTAATATAGATAATGGAGGAAGTTTATTTCGTTTAACTTCAGCTAATATTAATATGAGTTATACCCTATCTAACGAGAGTTTTTCTGGTGAAGAATCTGATGATGACAAATCCTCTGCTCAAGAAGCAGCAAGGTCTGGTGGACGAACCGATGGGCTTTTTGGAAAAACGCAAGACTTTGCTGATCGGCGACTTACAGATAAGGATAAAAAGAAAGATGATAAGGAAGATAACAATGAATGGTATAATTATAAAATGCCATGGAATGTGCGTCTGGCCTATGCAGCAAATTATACAAATACCAAACGAGAAGATCAAATATCATCACATTCTTTAATGTTTTCTGGCGATGTAGAACTATCTCCAAAATGGAGCGTTGGTGCATCTTCTGGATACGACTTTTTAAACCAAGGTTTCACTTTTACACAATTACGTTTTGAACGCGATTTATTAAGTTGGCGTATGAATTTTACTTGGGTTCCTTTCAGTGATCGTTCGTCTTGGAATTTCTTTATTGGTATCTCCTCTAATTTATTAAAAGATTTAAAATACGATCAACGTCTTCAGCCAGATCGTTCTGTTGGAAATTAA